In Flavobacteriales bacterium, the genomic window GCCAACCGGGACCTAGCCGATCTATCGTGAATTTCAGTTATCTCGTAAGTCACGATTACGTCGTGTTCGTTCCGGATATCGTGTACCGCGATGGTTATCCCGGGCCGAGCAGTTACGACTGTGTGGTTCCCGGTGTACAGCATATGATCAATCTCGGGTATGTGGATTCCGAGCGGATAGGTGTTCAAGGTCAGAGCTGGGGAGGTTATCAGACGGCCTACTTGGTAACGCAAACCGACATCTTTGCCTGCGGCTTCGCGGGAGCACCGGTGAGCAACATGACCTCCGCCTACGGCGGCATTCGGTGGGGCAGTGGACTCAGTCGCCAGTTCCAGTACGAGCGCACCCAGAGCCGCATAGGGGGCTCCCTGTGGGAGTACCCCGAGCGCTACATAGAGAATTCGCCGGTATTCTTTGCGGACCGTGTGAATACTCCCTTGCTTATCATGCACAACGACAACGATGGTGCTGTGTCTTGGTATCAGGGAATCGAGTATTTCATGGCTTTGCGTCGAAATAACAAGCCCACTTGGATGTTGGTTTACAACAACGAGGCCCACAACCTGCGCGAATGGCACAATCGGATGGATCTCGACAAGCGCATGTATCAGTTCTTCGATCACTACCTCAAAGGAGTACCTGCGCCAAAATGGATGACCGAAGGTGTGCCGGCCACGGTAAAAGGAAAGGAATTCGGCTACGAACTCACGAAATAATACACCCCCTAAAACCGAATATGAATCACTTGATCATTTTCATCAAGAATCCAATTATTGGTAAGGTGAAAACAAGATTGGCCGAAACCATAGGACAGGAAGAGGCCTTGATCGTTTATGTGAAACTTTTAAAACACACGAGAGAAGTCGCTTTGAAAGTAGACGCATTTAAACAGCTTTATTACAGCGATCAGGTCGTAGCACACGACCTTTGGTCGGCGGAGGGCTTCGCGAAATACGTACAGTCGGACGGTGACTTGGGCGAGCGCATGAAGAGCGCTTTCGAGCAATCGTTCAGTGAAGGTGCTAAAAAGGTCGTCATCATCGGTTCGGATTGCTATGAACTAGAGCCCGCGCACGTCGATGCGGCGTTCAAAGCCTTGGATAACTCCGATTTCGTTATCGGGCCCGCATGGGATGGTGGGTACTACCTATTGGGTTGCAAGCAACCGGCCGACTTTCTTTTTGAAGGGATTTCCTGGAGTACCGATTCAGTATTCGACGAAACCCGCCGGGCGATAGTATCGCGTGGATTCACCCTCGGTACGCTTGAAGAATTACGCGATATCGATACCCAAACCGATTTGGAATACTACACCGAATTACATCAACATTTGAAATGAATTTCGAACAAAAAGTGAACGAAACGGCGGCCTTTTTGCAAGGCGCCGGAATGCAAGAGTCCGCGGTCGGAATCGTACTCGGAACCGGACTCGGAAAACTGGTCGACCACATCGAGATCGATGTCGAAGTGGCCTACGAAGATATCCCGCATTTCCCAATCGCCACGGTCGAGTTTCACCACGGTCGTTTGATTTACGGAAAACTCGCCGGTAAGCAAGTCATCACCATGAGCGGACGCTTTCACTTTTACGAAGGCTACAATGCGCGCGATATCACTTTTCCGATACGCGTCATGAAACTCCTCGGCATCGAGCATCTTTTCCTGAG contains:
- a CDS encoding TIGR04282 family arsenosugar biosynthesis glycosyltransferase, with translation MNHLIIFIKNPIIGKVKTRLAETIGQEEALIVYVKLLKHTREVALKVDAFKQLYYSDQVVAHDLWSAEGFAKYVQSDGDLGERMKSAFEQSFSEGAKKVVIIGSDCYELEPAHVDAAFKALDNSDFVIGPAWDGGYYLLGCKQPADFLFEGISWSTDSVFDETRRAIVSRGFTLGTLEELRDIDTQTDLEYYTELHQHLK